Proteins encoded in a region of the Malaciobacter mytili LMG 24559 genome:
- a CDS encoding phage major tail tube protein has protein sequence MKHRSTITGVNVIVDGIGNIGSCEFKQADVSFLELDQETGIGKRTVTTPLFESLDVEYKFQSIPANIYKEMAKLDEAKVTVKRTMKTGVSNDVEEWQCRGGMSIKYGNSKPGEFLDVTVTQKGLSTYYHELNDEVITNIDHDKGIGEHGGVDHAKHMRQSLQ, from the coding sequence TACAGGTGTAAATGTAATTGTTGATGGTATTGGAAATATTGGTTCTTGTGAGTTTAAACAAGCTGATGTTTCTTTCTTGGAACTAGATCAAGAAACTGGTATTGGAAAGAGAACTGTAACTACACCTCTATTTGAAAGCTTGGACGTAGAGTATAAGTTTCAATCTATACCAGCAAATATCTATAAAGAGATGGCTAAATTAGATGAAGCAAAAGTTACAGTTAAAAGAACTATGAAAACTGGAGTTAGCAATGATGTAGAGGAGTGGCAATGTAGAGGTGGTATGTCAATTAAATATGGCAATTCTAAACCTGGAGAGTTTTTAGATGTAACTGTTACTCAAAAAGGTTTAAGCACATATTATCATGAGTTAAATGATGAAGTTATTACTAATATTGATCATGACAAAGGTATTGGTGAGCATGGAGGAGTTGATCATGCTAAACATATGAGACAATCATTACAATAA
- a CDS encoding phage tail assembly protein: MSNTVKLKAKLDDVIIELEGELKVGGKPVSKIIMRQPLIKDIKLVNHIEDEIENNATLIANLTGHTVEEIESLPTHIFEALIEGLQSFQSSKEVMS, from the coding sequence ATGAGCAACACAGTTAAATTAAAAGCAAAATTAGATGATGTAATTATTGAGCTTGAGGGTGAGCTTAAAGTTGGTGGTAAGCCAGTATCAAAAATCATTATGAGACAACCATTAATCAAAGATATTAAATTGGTTAATCATATTGAAGATGAGATTGAAAATAATGCTACATTAATTGCAAATCTTACAGGTCATACAGTTGAAGAAATCGAATCTTTACCAACTCATATTTTTGAGGCGTTAATTGAGGGTTTGCAAAGTTTCCAATCTTCGAAAGAAGTGATGTCTTAG